A stretch of Pelagicoccus enzymogenes DNA encodes these proteins:
- the rpmG gene encoding 50S ribosomal protein L33: MPREVITLECTEAKAEGKPVSRYLSSRNKKTVTERVEKKKYNPHLKRHTIHKEIK, translated from the coding sequence ATGCCACGCGAAGTAATCACTCTCGAATGTACCGAAGCGAAAGCTGAAGGTAAGCCTGTATCACGTTACCTCTCTTCTCGTAACAAGAAGACCGTTACTGAACGCGTCGAAAAGAAGAAGTACAACCCGCATCTGAAGCGCCACACGATCCATAAGGAGATCAAGTAA